Proteins from a single region of Bacteroidia bacterium:
- a CDS encoding NTP transferase domain-containing protein, with protein sequence MKIIIPMAGMGKRMRPHTLTVPKPLIPIAGKPIVQRLVEDLAKISSEPIEEIAYVIGDFGKEVEESLCSIATDMGITPRIYYQSQPLGTAHAVLCAAPSLSGKVIVAFADTLFRAEFKLENEAESIIWVHQVADPSAFGVVKLNSDGVISDFIEKPKTFVSDLAIIGIYYFKDGLNLKNELQYLIDKNIVVNGEYQLTDALQNMKNKGMKLRTSQVEEWFDCGNKEATLYTTKRILELSKPEELISDDAEIINSIIIPPCFIGHEAKIENCVLGPHLSVGKHTTIKNSIIRDSIVQRYAYIEGITIHNSIVGNHTELHGNSSEVNIGDYTSLQR encoded by the coding sequence ATGAAAATAATAATTCCAATGGCAGGTATGGGTAAGCGTATGCGCCCACACACATTAACAGTTCCAAAGCCATTGATACCAATTGCAGGAAAACCAATTGTTCAAAGATTAGTTGAAGATCTTGCAAAAATATCTTCAGAGCCAATCGAGGAAATTGCATATGTGATTGGCGATTTCGGAAAAGAGGTGGAAGAAAGTTTATGTTCAATAGCAACCGATATGGGCATTACACCAAGAATTTATTATCAATCACAACCCCTCGGAACTGCTCATGCTGTTTTATGTGCAGCACCTTCACTTTCGGGAAAAGTTATAGTTGCTTTTGCCGACACACTTTTCAGAGCAGAATTTAAACTTGAAAACGAAGCAGAAAGCATTATCTGGGTTCATCAGGTTGCAGATCCAAGCGCTTTTGGAGTAGTTAAGTTAAATAGTGATGGCGTGATTTCAGATTTTATTGAAAAGCCAAAAACATTTGTTTCCGACCTTGCTATTATTGGAATTTATTATTTTAAAGATGGATTAAATCTTAAAAATGAATTGCAGTATCTGATTGATAAAAACATCGTTGTAAATGGAGAATATCAGTTAACTGATGCGCTTCAGAACATGAAAAACAAAGGCATGAAATTACGTACAAGCCAGGTAGAAGAATGGTTTGACTGTGGTAATAAAGAAGCAACATTATACACAACAAAAAGAATTCTTGAGCTTAGTAAACCTGAAGAGCTTATCTCTGACGACGCTGAAATAATAAATTCAATTATTATCCCTCCTTGTTTTATCGGACACGAAGCTAAAATTGAAAACTGTGTATTAGGTCCACACCTTTCCGTAGGAAAACATACTACAATAAAAAATTCAATTATTCGCGACAGCATTGTTCAGCGCTATGCATACATTGAAGGAATAACAATTCACAATTCGATAGTAGGAAATCATACCGAACTTCACGGAAATTCATCTGAAGTTAACATAGGTGATTACACTTCACTTCAAAGATAA